A segment of the Neisseria chenwenguii genome:
GACGTTCTTCAGCTCGTCCACACTCTTAAACTGTCCGTGCTGACTACGGTAGGCCACAATCGCCTTCGCTTTGGCCGGACCCACACCCGGCAGCGTTTCCAGCTCGGCCTCACCCGCAGTATTGATGTTGACTGCCGCCAGCGACAGCGCTGTACCCAATGCCGCTACCGCAGCAAAAATGAATTTTTTCATGATTTTTTTCCGTTTCCTGTGAAATCCGTAATGTCCAAACACTCACCGCATCCGCCCAACCGCCGGCTGTTTTTCCGCGGCTGCACCGATGCACCAGTCGTTATGATAAATAACTTTCCACGCCGTTTTAAACCCTTTCTGATTATCGTGGCATTTATAGTCATCAAATGTTTCATCCGAACAACACCGGAACCGTTTGTCTTTTTCCCTTATCTGCATTCCCGTCCGCCCCTCACTCTCTTCTCACTCACTTTCCCTTCCTACAGCCCTCCCTTTCCTGACTGACAGCACAACCCCTTCCTCCCCCATCGGCTACCCCTTACCCGCTCTTATCCGCCTCCCCTGCATCGCCTCTTTTGCACCCTCTCTTTGTTTTCTCCACCGTTTGCTCCGTCCAAAAACAAAGCCCCCGACATCGTCGGGGGCTGGGAATGGGTGTTTGGCAGTGACCTACTTTCACATGGAAGAACCACACTATCATCGGCGCTGAGTCGTTTCACGGTCCTGTTCGGGATGGGAAGGCGTGGGACCAACTCGCTATGGCCGCCAAACTTAAACTGTACAAACCGGTAAAGCCGCAATCCCTCAGGATTGGCAAATCAACTGTATGGTGATGATCAAATCATCAGTAAGCTTTTATCTCTGAAATTCTTCAAATGATAGAGTCAAGCCTCACGAGCAATTAGTATCGGTTAGCTGC
Coding sequences within it:
- a CDS encoding ComEA family DNA-binding protein: MKKFIFAAVAALGTALSLAAVNINTAGEAELETLPGVGPAKAKAIVAYRSQHGQFKSVDELKNVKGIGEGIFAKLKAEVAVGGAPAKKAAVPAVKQPVVKK